GCAGCAGATTCACTGAAAATCTACGGCGCAAAAGAAGTGGTTGTAACAGCAACACGCTCAGAAAAGGAGTTGGAAGAAGTCGCTATTCCCGTCTCGGTGATTTCTAAAAAGCGCATTGAGCAACAGGGCGCGATGCGCTTGAACGAAGTGCTTGAGGAACAAACAGGGCTTGCCATTATGTACGACCACGGCACAGGCGTGCAAATGCAAGGCTTTTCGCCCGCCTACACGCTGATTTTGATTGATGGCGAACCAATTGTGGGAAGAACAGCCGGCACGCTGGAACTGACGCGGTTTACTGTCGCTAACATTGAGCGCATTGAAATCGTCAAAGGTCCCTCTTCATCACTCTTCGGCAGCGAAGCCTTAGG
This genomic stretch from [Chlorobium] sp. 445 harbors:
- a CDS encoding colicin I receptor, with product MHRQILNTLCTVCLTLASVQAVYAQAKSDSLAADSLKIYGAKEVVVTATRSEKELEEVAIPVSVISKKRIEQQGAMRLNEVLEEQTGLAIMYDHGTGVQMQGFSPAYTLILIDGEPIVGRTAGTLELTRFTVANIERIEIVKGPSSSLFGSEALG